In one Streptomyces venezuelae genomic region, the following are encoded:
- the pepN gene encoding aminopeptidase N — MPGTNLTREEAQQRAKLLTVDSYEVDLDLSGAQEGGTYRSVTTVRFDSAEAGAETFIDLVAPAVHEVVLNGHALEVGAVFRDSRIALRHLQAGTNELKVVADCDYTNTGEGLHRFVDPVDQQAYLYTQFEVPDARRVFASFEQPDLKATFQFTVKAPTGWTVISNSPTPEPKDDVWTFEPTPRMSTYVTALIVGPYHSVHSSYEGPGGQSVPLGIYCRPSLAEFLDSDAIFEVTRQGFDWFQEKFDYAYPFAKYDQLFVPEFNAGAMENAGAVTIRDQYVFRSKVTDAAYEVRAATILHELAHMWFGDLVTMEWWNDLWLNESFATYAEAACQAYAPDSKWPHSWTTFANSMKTWAYRQDQLPSTHPIMAEIRDLDDVLVNFDGITYAKGASVLKQLVAYVGEDEFFQGVQAYFKRHAFGNTRLSDLLGALEETSGRDLKTWSKKWLETAGINVLRPVVDVDTRGVITSFAVKQEAPALPEGAKGEPTLRPHRIAIGFYDLDEASGKLLRTDRVELDVDGELTAVDALVGKARPAVILLNDDDLSYAKVRLDTESLAFVTDHIGDFEASLPRALSWASAWDMTRDAELPTRAYVSLVLSGIGKESDIGVVQSLHRQVKLALDLYAAPAGRDAALERWTAASLSHLRSAEPGSDHQLAWARAFAATARTEEELALLEGLLDGTEAVDGLAVDTELRWAFVARLAATGRLDEAGIAAELERDKTAAGERHAAYARAARPTEEAKAAAWSSVVESDTLPNAIQEAVIGGFVQTDQRELLAPYAEKFFSAVKGAWDSRSHEMAQQIAVGLYPSLQISQETLDATDAWLASAEPSAALRRLVTESRAGVERALRARAADL; from the coding sequence GTGCCCGGCACCAATCTGACCCGCGAAGAGGCGCAGCAGCGGGCGAAGCTGCTCACCGTTGACTCGTACGAGGTCGATCTCGACCTTTCCGGCGCGCAGGAGGGAGGCACCTACCGGTCCGTGACCACGGTGCGCTTCGACTCCGCGGAGGCGGGCGCGGAGACCTTCATCGACCTGGTGGCCCCCGCGGTCCACGAGGTCGTCCTCAACGGTCACGCCCTTGAGGTCGGCGCGGTGTTCCGCGACTCGCGCATCGCGCTGCGGCACCTGCAGGCCGGCACGAACGAGCTGAAGGTGGTCGCCGACTGCGACTACACCAACACCGGTGAGGGCCTGCACCGCTTCGTCGACCCGGTCGACCAGCAGGCGTACCTGTACACGCAGTTCGAGGTGCCGGACGCCCGCCGCGTCTTCGCGTCCTTCGAGCAGCCCGACCTGAAGGCGACGTTCCAGTTCACCGTGAAGGCGCCGACGGGCTGGACGGTGATCTCGAACTCTCCCACGCCGGAGCCGAAGGACGACGTCTGGACGTTCGAGCCGACGCCCCGCATGTCGACGTACGTGACGGCGCTCATCGTCGGCCCGTACCACTCGGTGCACTCGTCGTACGAGGGCCCCGGCGGCCAGTCCGTGCCGCTCGGCATCTACTGCCGCCCGTCGCTGGCCGAGTTCTTGGACTCCGACGCGATCTTCGAGGTGACCCGGCAGGGCTTCGACTGGTTCCAGGAGAAGTTCGACTACGCGTACCCCTTCGCCAAGTACGACCAGCTCTTCGTGCCGGAGTTCAACGCGGGCGCGATGGAGAACGCGGGCGCGGTGACCATCCGCGACCAGTACGTGTTCCGCTCCAAGGTGACGGACGCGGCGTACGAGGTGCGGGCGGCGACGATCCTGCACGAGCTGGCCCACATGTGGTTCGGCGACCTGGTCACCATGGAGTGGTGGAACGACCTGTGGCTGAACGAGTCGTTCGCCACGTACGCCGAGGCCGCCTGCCAGGCGTACGCGCCGGACTCGAAGTGGCCGCACTCGTGGACGACGTTCGCCAACTCCATGAAGACGTGGGCGTACCGCCAGGACCAGCTGCCGTCCACGCACCCGATCATGGCCGAGATCCGTGACCTGGACGACGTCCTCGTCAACTTCGACGGCATCACGTACGCGAAGGGCGCGAGCGTCCTGAAGCAGCTCGTCGCCTACGTGGGCGAGGACGAGTTCTTCCAGGGCGTGCAGGCGTACTTCAAGCGCCACGCCTTCGGCAACACACGCCTCTCCGACCTCCTGGGCGCGCTGGAGGAGACCAGCGGCCGCGACCTGAAGACCTGGTCGAAGAAGTGGCTGGAGACGGCGGGCATCAACGTCCTGCGGCCGGTCGTGGACGTCGACACGCGGGGCGTCATCACGTCCTTCGCCGTCAAGCAGGAGGCCCCCGCCCTCCCCGAGGGCGCCAAGGGCGAGCCCACCCTGCGCCCCCACCGCATCGCGATCGGCTTCTACGACCTCGACGAGGCGTCCGGCAAGCTGCTGCGCACGGACCGCGTGGAGCTGGACGTCGACGGCGAACTGACCGCCGTGGACGCGCTGGTGGGCAAGGCCCGCCCGGCGGTCATCCTCCTCAACGACGACGACCTGTCGTACGCGAAGGTCCGCCTGGACACCGAGTCCCTCGCCTTCGTCACCGACCACATCGGCGACTTCGAGGCGTCGCTGCCGCGCGCGCTGTCGTGGGCGTCGGCGTGGGACATGACGCGCGACGCGGAACTCCCGACGCGGGCATATGTGTCGCTGGTGCTCTCCGGCATCGGCAAGGAGTCCGACATCGGCGTCGTGCAGTCGCTGCACCGCCAGGTGAAGCTGGCGCTCGACCTGTACGCGGCGCCGGCGGGCCGGGACGCGGCGCTGGAGCGGTGGACCGCGGCGTCGCTCTCGCACCTCCGCTCGGCGGAGCCGGGCAGCGACCACCAGCTGGCGTGGGCCCGCGCGTTCGCGGCGACGGCGCGCACGGAGGAGGAACTCGCTCTGCTGGAGGGGCTGTTGGACGGCACGGAGGCCGTGGACGGCCTAGCCGTCGACACGGAGCTCCGGTGGGCGTTCGTGGCGCGGCTCGCGGCGACCGGCCGCCTCGACGAGGCGGGCATCGCGGCGGAGCTGGAGCGGGACAAGACGGCCGCGGGCGAGCGGCACGCGGCGTACGCGCGGGCGGCGCGGCCCACGGAGGAGGCGAAGGCGGCGGCGTGGTCCTCGGTCGTCGAGTCGGACACCCTCCCGAACGCGATCCAGGAGGCGGTGATCGGCGGCTTCGTCCAGACGGACCAGCGTGAACTCCTCGCTCCCTACGCGGAGAAGTTCTTCTCCGCCGTCAAGGGGGCGTGGGACTCCCGCTCCCACGAGATGGCCCAGCAGATCGCCGTCGGGCTCTACCCGTCGCTGCAGATCTCCCAGGAGACGCTGGACGCGACGGACGCGTGGCTGGCTTCGGCGGAGCCGTCTGCGGCGTTGCGGCGATTGGTGACGGAGTCCCGGGCGGGCGTGGAACGCGCCCTGCGGGCGCGGGCTGCGGATCTCTGA
- a CDS encoding flavin-dependent oxidoreductase, whose protein sequence is MTDVLVAGAGIGGLTAALSLHAAGIDVRVVDAAEQLRPVGVGLNLLPYAVRELTELGLGDELAATAVAPEAMVHFDRHGNRIWAEPRGLALGYRWPQYSVHRGALQLLLLDAVRDRLGDHAVRTGTAFVRLAEREGGGLRVILRDMARAREYGVRVRALVGADGLHSAVRAVLHPGEGPPLWNGIRMWRGTAEWHAVLGGRTVAVAGSNTAAKLVVYPISRPYQERGRALLNWVAEVRFPPTYRHGHAGPADWNRSGRLSDVLPHYAGWRIGDLDVPALLAATRHILEYPMVDRDPLPRWGHGPVTLLGDAAHPMYPVGSNGGSQAILDARVLARCLAHTAPDREAGLRAYEGVRRETANAVVLANRDMPADRILHAVAERAPDGFDRVEDVLTPEELEELNAAYRRTTGTDVAELNGRGSWGVG, encoded by the coding sequence ATGACCGACGTACTGGTGGCGGGCGCGGGCATCGGCGGGCTCACCGCCGCGCTCAGCCTGCACGCGGCGGGCATCGACGTGCGGGTGGTGGACGCCGCCGAACAGCTGCGGCCCGTCGGGGTGGGCCTCAACCTGCTGCCGTACGCGGTGCGGGAGCTGACCGAGCTGGGGCTCGGCGACGAGCTCGCGGCGACCGCCGTCGCCCCCGAGGCGATGGTCCACTTCGACCGGCACGGCAACCGCATCTGGGCCGAGCCGCGCGGCCTCGCCCTCGGCTACCGCTGGCCGCAGTACTCCGTGCACCGCGGCGCGCTCCAACTGCTCCTGCTCGACGCGGTCCGCGACCGGCTCGGCGACCACGCCGTCCGCACCGGCACCGCCTTCGTGCGGCTCGCCGAGCGTGAGGGCGGCGGACTGCGGGTGATCCTGCGCGACATGGCGCGGGCCAGGGAGTACGGCGTACGGGTGCGGGCGCTGGTCGGCGCCGACGGGCTGCACTCGGCGGTGCGGGCCGTGCTGCACCCCGGTGAGGGGCCGCCGCTGTGGAACGGCATCCGGATGTGGCGCGGCACGGCCGAGTGGCATGCGGTGCTCGGCGGGCGGACCGTCGCGGTGGCGGGCAGCAACACCGCCGCGAAACTCGTCGTCTACCCCATCTCGCGGCCCTACCAGGAGCGAGGCAGGGCGTTGCTGAACTGGGTGGCGGAGGTGCGCTTTCCGCCCACCTACCGCCACGGCCACGCGGGGCCCGCCGACTGGAACCGCTCCGGGCGGCTCTCCGATGTCCTGCCGCACTACGCCGGGTGGCGCATCGGCGACCTGGACGTCCCCGCGCTGCTCGCCGCCACGCGGCACATCCTGGAGTACCCGATGGTCGACAGGGACCCGCTGCCCCGGTGGGGCCACGGCCCGGTCACGCTCCTCGGCGACGCGGCACACCCGATGTACCCGGTGGGGTCGAACGGCGGCTCCCAGGCGATCCTCGACGCGCGTGTCCTGGCCCGCTGCCTCGCCCACACCGCGCCGGACCGCGAGGCGGGGCTGCGGGCGTACGAGGGGGTGCGCCGCGAGACGGCCAACGCGGTCGTCCTCGCCAACCGCGACATGCCGGCGGACCGCATCCTGCACGCCGTCGCCGAGCGCGCCCCCGACGGCTTCGACCGCGTCGAGGACGTCCTGACGCCGGAGGAACTGGAGGAGCTGAACGCGGCGTACCGCAGGACGACGGGCACGGACGTGGCGGAACTGAACGGGCGGGGGTCCTGGGGGGTCGGTTGA
- a CDS encoding DUF1203 domain-containing protein, with amino-acid sequence MTTTHTRTAHTRTAHTPLPIAPEVLVRLRDTDDAGRPCVPFVDDEGGDPLRCCLRPVAPGERIALVSYAPLRRWAAETGAEPGAYDEQGPVFIHADPCAGPAEEPGGYPFSRAGALRTVRRYSADGHIVGGRLLEIPEDEERGFDAAFDEAFADPRVALVHVRAVEYGCFHFEVRRQGTA; translated from the coding sequence ATGACCACCACGCATACGCGCACCGCCCACACGCGCACCGCCCACACCCCGCTCCCCATCGCCCCCGAGGTCCTCGTCCGGCTCCGTGACACCGACGACGCCGGGCGGCCCTGCGTCCCCTTCGTCGACGACGAGGGCGGCGACCCGCTCCGCTGCTGTCTGCGGCCGGTCGCCCCCGGCGAGCGCATCGCCCTCGTGTCGTACGCGCCGCTGCGCCGCTGGGCCGCCGAGACGGGCGCGGAGCCCGGCGCCTACGACGAGCAGGGCCCCGTCTTCATCCACGCCGACCCCTGCGCGGGCCCGGCCGAGGAGCCGGGCGGCTACCCGTTCTCGCGGGCCGGCGCGCTGCGCACGGTCCGCCGGTACAGCGCCGATGGCCACATCGTCGGCGGCCGTCTCCTGGAGATCCCGGAGGACGAGGAGCGGGGCTTCGACGCCGCCTTCGACGAGGCCTTCGCCGACCCGCGGGTCGCCCTCGTGCACGTCAGGGCCGTGGAGTACGGCTGCTTCCACTTCGAGGTGCGTCGGCAGGGCACGGCCTGA
- a CDS encoding LysR family transcriptional regulator — MSGNGLEIRELECFLVLAEELHFGRAGERLYISQSRVSQLLAALERRIGARLLERTSRRVSLTTLGERFLAELRPSYAELAAVVARARDAARGVEGTLRIGFQGTADDRLMRAIEVFQERHPACATEIVEIPFADPFGAVREGEVDAGIVLLPVAEPDLVLGPVFSSERQTVAVSVRHAFAGRPSLAAAELADTPLIAAAGPAPAYWRAAQAPSGPPAPEVRTLQEGLTLVAADRAAMLLCGPTAEYHGRKDVVFVPVEGLPDSVLGMVWRRGGETERVREFARAVAVAADEG; from the coding sequence ATGAGCGGGAACGGGCTGGAGATCCGGGAGCTGGAGTGCTTCCTGGTGCTTGCCGAAGAGCTGCACTTCGGGCGGGCCGGCGAGCGGCTGTACATATCGCAGAGCCGGGTCAGCCAGTTACTCGCCGCCCTGGAGCGGCGGATCGGCGCGCGCCTGCTGGAGCGTACGAGCCGACGGGTGTCCCTGACCACTCTCGGGGAACGCTTTCTGGCCGAACTCAGGCCGTCGTACGCCGAGTTGGCTGCGGTGGTGGCACGGGCGAGGGATGCGGCGCGCGGGGTGGAGGGCACGCTGCGGATCGGGTTCCAGGGCACCGCGGACGACCGGCTGATGCGGGCCATCGAGGTGTTCCAGGAGCGGCATCCGGCCTGTGCGACGGAGATCGTGGAGATCCCCTTCGCCGATCCGTTCGGGGCGGTGCGGGAGGGCGAGGTGGACGCGGGGATCGTGCTGCTGCCGGTCGCCGAGCCGGACCTGGTCCTCGGCCCGGTCTTCTCCAGCGAGCGGCAGACCGTCGCCGTGTCGGTGCGGCACGCGTTCGCGGGGCGTCCCTCGCTCGCCGCCGCGGAGCTCGCCGACACGCCGCTGATCGCGGCGGCCGGTCCCGCGCCCGCCTACTGGCGTGCGGCGCAGGCCCCTTCGGGCCCGCCCGCGCCCGAGGTCCGCACGCTCCAGGAGGGGCTGACGCTGGTGGCGGCGGACCGGGCGGCGATGCTGCTGTGCGGTCCCACGGCGGAGTACCACGGCCGCAAGGACGTCGTCTTCGTGCCGGTCGAGGGGCTCCCCGACTCGGTGCTCGGGATGGTGTGGCGCAGGGGCGGGGAGACCGAGCGGGTACGGGAGTTCGCGCGGGCCGTGGCCGTGGCGGCGGACGAGGGGTGA
- a CDS encoding MFS transporter, with protein sequence MSQSTRIPMRTVSLPPPRGRLAVLAVAAATFSVVTTEMLPVGLLTSLGAGLRVSDGTAGLAVTLPGLVAALAALLLPVAMRRADRRTVLALLMALLAAANVVSALAPVFAVLLVARVLVGVCIGGVWAIAAGLGVRLVRAEGAGRATAVIFSGIAVASVLGVPAGTLLGELAGWRWGFAALAALALGVAGLLATVLPRLPADEGIRLGVFPALLRIGRLRAGLLAVTLLVTGHFAAYTYIRPVLERVPGIGAGLISGLLLAYGTAGIVGNFAGGAVAARDPRRALLAICAGLAAVVLLMVPAGASLAASVALLVAWGLAYGGVSVSAQNWVMAAAPHAREAASALFAGVFNVAIALGAFAGGRVADSRGAGAVLWLGGGLAGLSLVAVACAKGAATRER encoded by the coding sequence ATGTCACAGAGCACCCGCATACCCATGCGGACCGTCTCCTTGCCGCCCCCGCGCGGCCGCCTCGCCGTCCTCGCCGTCGCCGCGGCCACCTTCTCCGTCGTCACCACGGAGATGCTGCCCGTCGGACTCCTCACCTCCCTCGGCGCCGGACTGCGTGTCAGCGACGGCACCGCGGGTCTCGCCGTCACCCTGCCCGGCCTCGTCGCCGCGCTCGCCGCCCTGCTGCTGCCCGTCGCCATGCGCCGCGCCGACCGGCGCACGGTCCTCGCCCTCCTCATGGCGCTGCTCGCCGCCGCCAACGTCGTCTCCGCGCTCGCGCCCGTCTTCGCCGTCCTGCTCGTCGCGCGCGTGCTGGTCGGCGTCTGCATCGGCGGGGTGTGGGCCATCGCGGCCGGGCTCGGCGTGCGGCTCGTCCGCGCGGAGGGCGCGGGCCGCGCCACCGCGGTCATCTTCAGCGGGATCGCGGTGGCGTCGGTGCTCGGCGTGCCCGCGGGCACCCTTCTCGGCGAACTCGCGGGCTGGCGCTGGGGGTTCGCGGCGCTCGCCGCGCTCGCCCTCGGCGTCGCCGGGCTCCTCGCCACCGTGCTGCCCCGGCTCCCCGCGGACGAGGGCATCCGGCTCGGCGTGTTCCCCGCACTCCTGCGCATCGGCCGGCTGCGCGCCGGACTCCTCGCCGTCACGCTCCTGGTCACCGGCCACTTCGCCGCGTACACGTACATCCGCCCCGTCCTGGAGCGGGTGCCCGGCATCGGCGCGGGCCTGATCAGCGGGCTGCTCCTCGCCTACGGGACGGCCGGCATCGTCGGCAACTTCGCGGGCGGCGCCGTCGCGGCCCGCGACCCGCGCAGGGCACTGCTCGCGATCTGCGCGGGGCTCGCCGCCGTGGTGCTGCTCATGGTGCCCGCGGGCGCCTCGCTCGCCGCGTCGGTGGCGCTGCTCGTGGCGTGGGGCCTGGCGTACGGAGGGGTCTCGGTCTCCGCGCAGAACTGGGTGATGGCCGCGGCACCGCACGCCCGTGAGGCGGCGTCGGCGCTCTTCGCGGGCGTGTTCAACGTGGCGATCGCCCTCGGCGCGTTCGCGGGCGGCCGGGTCGCGGACAGCCGGGGGGCCGGTGCCGTGCTCTGGCTGGGCGGCGGCCTCGCGGGGCTCTCGCTGGTGGCCGTGGCATGCGCGAAAGGGGCGGCCACCCGCGAAAGGTGA
- a CDS encoding aspartate-semialdehyde dehydrogenase, which yields MKVGIVGATGQVGKVMRKILAERKFPADELRLFASARSAGKVIDGVTVEDASTADYTGLDIVLFSAGGATSKALAEKVASQGAVVIDNSSAWRRHPEVPLVVSEVNPHAIKDRPKGIIANPNCTTMAAMPVLKPLHAEAGLEALVVATYQAVSGSGLAGVEELYQQVAKVGEDAPKLTHDGSAVDFPEPDKYVAPIAYNVLPMAGSVVDDGLNETDEEQKLRHESRKILEIPELKVSGTCVRVPVFTGHSLQVNARFARPLSPERATELLEAAEGVVVTEVPTPLVAAGKDDSFVGRIRKDETVENGLAFFISDDNLRKGAALNAVQIAELVAAELKG from the coding sequence GTGAAGGTCGGAATCGTCGGAGCCACCGGTCAGGTCGGCAAGGTCATGCGCAAGATCCTCGCCGAGCGTAAGTTCCCGGCCGACGAGCTGCGCCTGTTCGCCTCGGCCCGCAGCGCGGGCAAGGTCATCGACGGCGTGACCGTCGAGGACGCCTCCACGGCCGACTACACGGGCCTGGACATCGTGCTGTTCTCCGCGGGCGGCGCCACCTCGAAGGCCCTCGCCGAGAAGGTCGCCTCGCAGGGCGCCGTCGTGATCGACAACTCCTCCGCCTGGCGCCGCCACCCCGAGGTCCCCCTCGTGGTCTCCGAGGTGAACCCGCACGCGATCAAGGACCGCCCCAAGGGCATCATCGCGAACCCGAACTGCACCACGATGGCCGCGATGCCCGTCCTGAAGCCGCTGCACGCCGAGGCGGGCCTCGAAGCGCTCGTCGTCGCCACCTACCAGGCGGTCTCCGGCTCCGGCCTCGCCGGTGTCGAGGAGCTGTACCAGCAGGTCGCGAAGGTCGGCGAGGACGCGCCCAAGCTCACGCACGACGGCTCGGCGGTCGACTTCCCCGAGCCCGACAAGTACGTCGCGCCGATCGCGTACAACGTCCTGCCGATGGCGGGCTCCGTCGTCGACGACGGCCTGAACGAGACGGACGAGGAGCAGAAGCTCCGCCACGAGTCCCGCAAGATCCTGGAGATCCCCGAGCTGAAGGTCTCCGGCACCTGTGTGCGCGTCCCGGTCTTCACCGGCCACTCCCTCCAGGTCAACGCCCGCTTCGCCCGTCCGCTGAGCCCCGAGCGCGCCACCGAGCTCCTTGAGGCCGCCGAGGGCGTCGTCGTCACCGAGGTGCCGACGCCGCTGGTCGCCGCGGGCAAGGACGACTCGTTCGTCGGCCGCATCCGCAAGGACGAGACGGTCGAGAACGGCCTCGCGTTCTTCATCTCCGACGACAACCTCCGCAAGGGCGCGGCACTGAACGCCGTCCAGATCGCGGAGCTGGTCGCGGCGGAGCTCAAGGGCTGA
- a CDS encoding RNA polymerase sigma factor — MLRRKARRAPTDAGGADPLDAAQEDRVRAVLALGGVPHADLPDGVQQVRLKLLERAADGREAPRDVSAWAAVVASNLAMDWHRARRRQERLGERLQVLWREATDEDGAEKRATSLAVAEGLGALPDAQRQVVVLRFYADLPVRAIADELGIPEGTVKSRLHTAVRLLRARLHEGEVV, encoded by the coding sequence TTGCTGCGCAGGAAAGCGCGCCGCGCGCCGACGGATGCCGGGGGAGCGGACCCGCTGGACGCCGCCCAGGAGGACCGGGTCCGTGCGGTGCTCGCGCTGGGCGGGGTGCCGCACGCGGACCTGCCCGACGGGGTGCAGCAGGTCAGGCTGAAGCTCCTGGAGCGGGCGGCGGACGGGCGCGAGGCGCCGCGTGACGTGTCCGCGTGGGCGGCGGTCGTCGCCTCCAACCTGGCCATGGACTGGCACCGGGCGCGGCGAAGGCAGGAGCGGCTCGGGGAGCGGCTCCAGGTGCTGTGGCGCGAGGCCACCGACGAGGACGGCGCGGAGAAGCGGGCCACCTCGCTGGCGGTCGCCGAGGGGCTCGGCGCGCTGCCGGACGCCCAGCGGCAGGTGGTGGTCCTGCGCTTCTACGCGGACCTTCCGGTACGCGCGATAGCGGACGAACTGGGCATTCCGGAGGGAACGGTCAAGAGCAGACTGCACACGGCGGTACGGCTCCTGCGGGCGCGGCTGCACGAAGGGGAGGTGGTGTGA